Proteins found in one Triticum aestivum cultivar Chinese Spring chromosome 4D, IWGSC CS RefSeq v2.1, whole genome shotgun sequence genomic segment:
- the LOC123095757 gene encoding uncharacterized protein isoform X1 — protein sequence MVMDDNQLRVLQIPPPIHPDDPDSPLPETILIDSFGYLSDRTNATTARGRRSRTKKKGKRILVTFWPVAPPRVSCFTVHCPDLKPDVFADIPKISYTEDDLVLLSITICPERQHVYGQNIRYFVYQAGTKKTPPSVKLVHCPAYFRIYDQEVALLHCHHQEMFFIAVLRWAFIDRDYTDGHFNLHLYNSKTKAWNIKLMLLDSPKDFEFRSFNKGITIGGELGSVGWVDLRRGIIICDLLLDNHSLRYIPLPSPLSPDPVRGYMLYVRNITVLQGYIKYFEMHSNVRPGSDTGSSLICEGWMAATKKIKISSIGSTSGSSNWEEDCTIRCSDDVPLDSPVYAQMLPNPQEGDDAKPSLKKIRVGYPALSLHDGDVVYLMHMPDPRGDKACVIALDMRNKAVKGVANFGGSGRPLGPSYTYLPSGISKHLGIFSSTSAPPPLTAAPLDHCRLLEHHRCRRTSVLPLLDIRAAATCHRSLDEKMQMRERKKNDPLAGVAHLLGRVFLCALLAMDLYRALVVFVARRMFSPSVMRMMCCIANGLVLLKILCIVSTIFVGRVCPLCSMLAM from the exons aagaagggcaagcgcATCCTGGTCACCTTCTGGCCGGTTGCCCCGCCGCGCGTCTCCTGCTTCACCGTCCACTGCCCAGATCTGAAGCCCGATGTATTCGCTGACATCCCCAAGATCTCCTATACGGAGGACGACCTCGTCCTGCTCAGCATCACCATCTGCCCCGAGCGCCAGCACGTGTACGGCCAGAACATCCGCTACTTCGTCTACCAGGCCGGCACCAAGAAGACGCCGCCGTCGGTCAAGCTCGTCCACTGTCCCGCCTACTTCAGGATCTACGACCAAGAGGTTGCCTTACTGCACTGCCACCACCAAGAGATGTTCTTCATCGCCGTGCTCCGCTGGGCCTTCATTGATCGGGATTACACCGACGGGCACTTTAATCTCCACCTGTACAACTCCAAGACAAAGGCATGGAACATCAAGTTGATGCTTCTTGATTCGCCCAAGGATTTTGAGTTCCGCTCTTTCAACAAGGGGATCACCATTGGAGGGGAGCTTGGTTCAGTGGGTTGGGTCGACCTTAGGCGGGGCATTATCATCTGTGACCTTCTCCTTGACAACCACAGTCTTCGCTACATCCCACTACCTTCGCCGCTGTCGCCCGATCCAGTCAGGGGTTATATGTTGTATGTTCGGAACATCACTGTTCTCCAAGGTTACATCAAGTATTTTGAGATGCACAGTAACGTCAGACCGGGCTCAGACACTGGAAGCTCCCTGATATGTGAAGGTTGGATGGCtgcaacaaaaaaaataaaaatttcaaGCATTGGCTCTACTTCTGGTAGTAGCAACTGGGAGGAGGACTGTACTATCAGATGCTCAGATGATGTACCATTGGATAGCCCTGTGTATGCCCAAATGCTACCTAATCCGCAGGAGGGAGATGATGCCAAGCCAAGCCTGAAGAAAATTCGTGTAGGCTATCCTGCTCTTAGCTTGCATGACGGTGATGTTGTTTACCTTATGCACATGCCTGATCCCCGTGGGGATAAGGCCTGTGTGATTGCTCTTGATATGAGGAACAAGGCTGTAAAAGGCGTGGCTAATTTTGGCGGCTCTGGAAGACCCCTGGGTCCTTCTTACACCTACCTTCCGAGTGGGATCTCCAAGCATCTGGGCATTTTCTCATCAACCAG TGCGCCGCCTCCATTGACCGCCGCGCCACTGGACCACTGCCGCCTGCTGGAACACCACCGCTGCCGCCGGACTTCTGTGCTGCCGTTGCTGGacatccgcgccgccgccacctgccACCGCAGCCTTGACGAAAAGATGcaaatgagagagaggaaaaaAAATGACCCACTGGCAGGCGTGGCCCATTTGTTAGGGAGAGTATTTCTGTGTGCCCTACTAGCAATGGACTTGTATAGGGCACTAGTAGTATTTGTAGCCAGAAGAATGTTCTCACCTTCTGTGATGCGTATGATGTGTTGCATTGCCAATGGACTTGTATTACTAAAAATCTTATGCATTGTATCGACTATATTTGTTGGCCGTGTGTGTCCACTATGTTCTATGCTAGCCATGTGA